The Actinomadura sp. WMMB 499 genome includes a window with the following:
- a CDS encoding glycosyltransferase family 2 protein, producing the protein MTRPLVSVIVPVYNCRNTLRGALESVFAQSLPADRIEVVAVDDGSTDGGGELLDELAARRAAGRAGGRVTVVHQANSGGPGAPRNRALERAAGRFVYFLDADDRLGPEALERTVAMAERNGTDVVLGKQVGVGGRKIPRGVFDANVERTHVLDPGCDLFGRMSMAALQLFRRSLVEGAGLRFTEGVASHEDQLFTAGAYLWARGVSVLADYDCYYWAARADGTSSTQTGGASHEEVYAIVGRAMRQVADWAGPGEVRESLHLRYVRLEVCGRLHRLYPAASADDRKIMLAGSRELLAAWATPGLLARAHPLHRAIAECVMHGTDDDLENVLAPAAG; encoded by the coding sequence ATGACCCGTCCCCTCGTCAGCGTGATCGTTCCGGTCTATAACTGCCGGAACACCCTGCGCGGCGCCCTGGAATCGGTGTTCGCGCAATCCCTGCCGGCGGACCGGATCGAGGTCGTCGCCGTCGACGACGGCTCGACCGACGGCGGCGGCGAACTCCTCGACGAGCTCGCGGCGCGGCGCGCGGCCGGACGGGCGGGCGGCCGGGTCACGGTCGTGCATCAGGCGAACTCCGGCGGCCCCGGCGCGCCCCGCAACCGGGCGCTCGAGCGGGCGGCGGGCCGGTTCGTGTACTTCCTGGACGCCGACGACCGGCTCGGCCCCGAGGCGCTCGAACGCACGGTCGCGATGGCCGAGCGGAACGGGACGGACGTCGTCCTCGGCAAGCAGGTCGGGGTCGGCGGCCGGAAGATCCCGCGCGGCGTGTTCGACGCGAACGTCGAGCGCACCCACGTGCTCGATCCGGGCTGCGACCTGTTCGGCCGCATGTCGATGGCCGCGCTTCAGCTGTTCCGCCGCTCCCTCGTGGAGGGCGCCGGGCTGCGCTTCACCGAGGGCGTCGCCTCCCACGAGGACCAGCTGTTCACCGCGGGCGCGTACCTGTGGGCGCGCGGCGTGTCCGTCCTGGCCGACTACGACTGCTACTACTGGGCGGCGCGGGCGGACGGGACGAGCAGCACCCAGACGGGCGGCGCCTCGCACGAGGAGGTGTACGCGATCGTCGGCCGGGCCATGCGGCAGGTCGCCGACTGGGCCGGACCGGGCGAGGTGCGCGAGTCGCTGCACCTGCGGTACGTGCGGCTGGAGGTCTGCGGGCGGCTGCACCGGCTCTACCCGGCCGCCTCCGCCGACGACCGCAAGATCATGCTGGCCGGGAGCCGGGAGCTGCTCGCCGCGTGGGCGACGCCGGGCCTGCTGGCACGCGCCCACCCCCTGCACCGCGCCATCGCCGAGTGCGTCATGCACGGCACGGACGACGACCTCGAGAACGTCCTGGCCCCGGCGGCCGGGTAG
- a CDS encoding ABC transporter ATP-binding protein, producing MAPQATGDVLLGARGLTVGHQGRAVLSGVDLTLRAGAVTVLVGPNGCGKSTLLRTVAGLQAPMSGTVRVGEAPLGSLSRRDLSRRLAFLPQTPLVPAGVTVRELVRHGRYAHRGAFARHTADDAAAIGWALEVADAAPLADRRLDELSGGERQRAWLATVLAQRAGILLLDEPTTYLDLKHQFEVLDVVRRLAREHGIGCGVVLHDLMQAAAYADEVVVVAGGGVAATGTPADVLTPATIERAFGIEVDVVRDPATGHVACFPKRAGQVAS from the coding sequence GTGGCCCCTCAAGCGACCGGCGACGTCCTGCTCGGCGCCCGCGGCCTCACGGTGGGCCACCAGGGACGCGCCGTGCTCTCCGGCGTCGACCTGACGCTGCGGGCCGGTGCGGTCACCGTGCTCGTCGGCCCGAACGGCTGCGGGAAGTCGACGCTGCTGCGGACCGTCGCCGGGCTCCAGGCCCCGATGAGCGGCACGGTGCGCGTGGGCGAGGCGCCGCTGGGCTCGCTGTCGCGCCGGGACCTGTCGCGGCGGCTCGCGTTCCTCCCGCAGACCCCGCTCGTGCCCGCGGGCGTCACCGTCCGCGAGCTGGTCCGGCACGGCCGGTACGCGCACCGCGGCGCGTTCGCCCGGCACACCGCCGACGACGCCGCCGCGATCGGCTGGGCCCTGGAGGTCGCCGACGCGGCGCCGCTCGCGGATCGGCGGCTGGACGAGCTGTCGGGCGGCGAACGGCAGCGCGCGTGGCTCGCGACGGTCCTGGCGCAGCGCGCCGGGATCCTGCTGCTCGACGAGCCCACCACCTACCTCGACCTGAAGCACCAGTTCGAGGTGCTGGACGTGGTGCGGCGGCTCGCCCGCGAGCACGGCATCGGGTGCGGGGTCGTCCTGCACGACCTGATGCAGGCCGCCGCGTACGCCGACGAGGTCGTGGTCGTCGCCGGCGGCGGCGTCGCCGCGACCGGGACGCCCGCGGACGTCCTGACGCCCGCGACGATCGAGCGCGCGTTCGGCATCGAGGTCGACGTCGTCCGCGACCCCGCGACCGGGCACGTCGCCTGCTTCCCCAAGCGGGCCGGACAGGTCGCCTCCTGA
- a CDS encoding NAD(P)/FAD-dependent oxidoreductase, whose protein sequence is MADNVVVVGAGMAGLACAVRLRENGVPVRVLEASDGVGGRMRTDIVDGFRLDRGFQVFNTAYPEVHRILDLPSLQLRPFASGVVVYDRGRRERVMLPWRHPKYTLRTLFAGIGTPREKAALAAMTARDLAGPPSRIRAATERSTEDELRQWGISDTMLDKLLRPFLAAVLLERDLETSSRYFHLLWRSFASGTIGVPALGMGAVPAQLADRLPGGTISLETPVQEITGEGVRTVAGETIPARAVVVAADPTAAAALVPGIEAPAMRPVTTFYHVAPSSPLREPVQIIDAEGVVADTLVLTDAAPEYSPDGRALISTSVLGVHGDGDEPWVRDRLERIYGHTNGWRHLATYPVAEALPAMPPPLPLRRPVRMGRGRYVCGDHRDTGSIQGAMVSGRRAAQAVLDDLRAIDVRKRLRAMSKP, encoded by the coding sequence ATGGCCGACAACGTGGTCGTGGTCGGGGCCGGGATGGCCGGGCTCGCATGCGCAGTCCGGCTGCGCGAGAACGGGGTGCCCGTCCGGGTGCTGGAGGCGTCGGACGGCGTGGGCGGACGCATGCGCACCGACATCGTGGACGGGTTCCGGCTCGACCGGGGCTTCCAGGTGTTCAACACCGCGTATCCCGAGGTGCACCGCATCCTGGACCTGCCGAGCCTGCAGCTGCGGCCGTTCGCCTCCGGGGTGGTGGTTTACGACCGCGGGCGCCGCGAGCGCGTGATGCTCCCGTGGCGGCACCCCAAGTACACGCTCCGGACGCTCTTCGCGGGCATCGGCACCCCGCGCGAGAAGGCCGCGCTCGCCGCGATGACGGCCCGCGACCTCGCCGGGCCGCCGTCCCGGATCCGCGCGGCGACCGAACGCAGCACGGAGGACGAACTCCGCCAATGGGGTATCTCGGACACGATGCTCGACAAGCTGCTGCGCCCGTTCCTCGCGGCCGTCCTGCTCGAACGGGACCTCGAGACCTCCAGCCGCTACTTCCACCTGCTGTGGCGGTCGTTCGCGAGCGGCACCATCGGCGTCCCCGCGCTCGGCATGGGCGCGGTGCCCGCGCAGCTCGCCGACCGGCTCCCCGGCGGCACGATCTCGCTGGAGACGCCCGTCCAGGAGATCACCGGCGAGGGCGTGCGGACGGTCGCCGGCGAGACGATCCCGGCCCGCGCGGTCGTCGTCGCCGCGGACCCGACGGCCGCGGCGGCGCTCGTCCCCGGTATCGAGGCGCCCGCGATGCGTCCCGTCACGACCTTCTACCACGTGGCGCCCTCGTCGCCGCTGCGCGAACCCGTCCAGATCATCGACGCCGAGGGCGTCGTCGCGGACACGCTCGTCCTCACCGACGCCGCCCCCGAGTACTCGCCGGACGGCCGCGCGCTGATCTCCACGTCCGTCCTCGGCGTGCACGGGGACGGCGACGAGCCGTGGGTGCGCGACCGGCTGGAGCGGATCTACGGGCACACCAATGGGTGGCGGCACCTCGCCACCTACCCGGTCGCGGAGGCCCTCCCGGCGATGCCGCCGCCGCTCCCGCTCCGGCGGCCCGTCCGGATGGGGCGCGGCCGGTACGTGTGCGGCGACCACCGCGACACCGGCTCCATCCAGGGCGCCATGGTCTCCGGGCGCCGCGCCGCGCAGGCCGTCCTGGACGACCTGCGCGCCATCGACGTCCGCAAGCGGCTCAGGGCGATGTCAAAGCCGTGA
- a CDS encoding ABC transporter substrate-binding protein: MRRLLRALTGGAAASLTRGAAATALVLAAAGCGGSAGDTAGGSGGDGGSGGSGAISVATARGPVTLDAPATRVVSLEWTYTENLLALGVNPIGHADPDGYATWVSAPEAKLPEGVADVGTRQEPSLEKIRALKPDLIVSDESRLTANYDQLADIAPVLAFDPLADPALRTMKANFTELAKAVGKQDQAPAVLQKIDTAAADLESRLEKADKAGLEYVVAQAFTANDAPQIRMHTDKALVAQVLDLAGLKNGWTGKPDDWGMTTVGVEGVTQVPDDATFLYVALDTDNPFKEQLADNPVWTGAAFVQDDRAIALDPGTWFYGGVLSSVHILTMTGKALGV, encoded by the coding sequence ATGAGAAGACTCCTGCGCGCCCTGACGGGCGGCGCCGCCGCGAGCCTGACCCGCGGCGCCGCCGCGACGGCGCTCGTGCTGGCCGCCGCCGGATGCGGCGGCTCGGCGGGCGACACCGCCGGCGGATCGGGCGGCGACGGCGGCAGCGGGGGCTCGGGCGCCATCAGCGTCGCCACCGCGCGCGGGCCGGTGACGCTGGACGCGCCCGCGACCCGCGTCGTCTCGCTGGAGTGGACCTACACCGAGAACCTCCTCGCGCTCGGCGTGAACCCGATCGGCCACGCCGACCCCGACGGGTACGCGACGTGGGTCAGCGCGCCCGAGGCGAAGCTGCCCGAAGGCGTCGCCGACGTCGGCACCCGCCAGGAGCCCAGCCTGGAGAAGATCCGCGCGCTGAAGCCGGACCTGATCGTCTCCGACGAGTCGCGGCTCACCGCGAACTACGACCAGCTCGCCGACATCGCGCCCGTCCTGGCGTTCGACCCGCTCGCCGACCCGGCCCTGCGGACGATGAAGGCGAACTTCACCGAACTCGCGAAGGCCGTCGGGAAGCAGGACCAGGCCCCGGCCGTCCTGCAGAAGATCGACACGGCCGCGGCCGACCTCGAGTCGCGGCTGGAGAAGGCGGACAAGGCGGGCCTGGAGTACGTCGTCGCGCAGGCGTTCACCGCCAACGACGCCCCGCAGATCCGGATGCACACCGACAAGGCGCTCGTCGCGCAGGTGCTGGATCTCGCGGGCCTGAAGAACGGCTGGACCGGCAAGCCCGACGACTGGGGCATGACGACCGTCGGCGTCGAGGGCGTCACCCAGGTGCCGGACGACGCCACGTTCCTGTACGTCGCCCTCGACACCGACAACCCGTTCAAGGAGCAGCTCGCCGACAACCCCGTCTGGACGGGCGCCGCGTTCGTCCAGGACGACCGAGCCATCGCCCTCGACCCGGGCACCTGGTTCTACGGGGGCGTCCTGTCGAGCGTCCACATCCTCACCATGACCGGCAAGGCGCTCGGGGTCTGA
- a CDS encoding NB-ARC domain-containing protein, whose amino-acid sequence MDTTPQRRPGNLPGDLPSFVGRDVELAEIDRALRLHRLVTVTGVAGVGKSRTALRAAERAAGRFPDGVWIVALSRLVDPAHVPQAVALALRVRDQTARPETDLLAEYLAGRRCLIVLDTCEHLVSGCAALARTITAASAGTRVLVTGRRRLGAPGEEVVELAPLPLPPETPDLDAMAGCPSVALFAERAREHVPDFAVTPAGAAAVTALCRRLGGLPLAIELAAAQLAHRTVEDLAEHPGIRPDGPVPRRTAPVLAPHGGLWTAIGWSHELCTPAERLLWARVTVFAGAFTLEAAEDVCTGGPLTDVEGALEGLVDKSVLLRRPDGRHRLPGALRDYGASWLAELGEERDARRRHRDRYLEMARDAYPEWTGAGQADWYRWFASEFAEVRKALETSLAEPGPVALELAGALWFFWVSCDFERAGREFLGRALAQDDGPGPLRVRAAWALGSVLNFQGDAAGIERCVAECRAAAPDPTAVRAADYIEAADLALSGRPERALEPLLRLAAEPWDDPVQEATWMLARGILAFAHVVMGDYPAATALAADMRRDGESRGEHRFRGYGHYIHALVALFSGDHGAAAGHAADAFDSFKLLGDASNMALNLEVIAIADHLDGAPERAAVLLGVSTRLWGRDGGRARRTAPRLADARRACERSVAAAIGEEQMATLFRTGLHSAWP is encoded by the coding sequence ATGGACACCACGCCCCAGCGCCGCCCCGGGAACCTTCCCGGGGACCTGCCGAGCTTCGTCGGCCGCGACGTCGAACTCGCCGAGATCGACCGGGCGCTGCGGCTGCACCGGCTGGTGACCGTGACCGGCGTCGCGGGCGTCGGGAAGTCCCGCACCGCCCTGCGGGCCGCCGAGCGGGCCGCGGGCCGCTTCCCCGACGGCGTCTGGATCGTCGCGCTCTCCCGGCTCGTCGACCCCGCGCACGTTCCGCAGGCCGTCGCGCTGGCGCTGCGCGTGCGCGACCAGACCGCGCGCCCCGAGACCGACCTGCTCGCCGAGTACCTCGCCGGACGCCGCTGCCTGATCGTGCTCGACACCTGCGAGCACCTCGTGTCCGGCTGCGCCGCGCTCGCCCGGACGATCACCGCCGCGTCCGCCGGCACCCGCGTCCTGGTCACCGGCCGCCGCCGGCTGGGCGCGCCCGGCGAGGAGGTCGTCGAGCTGGCCCCGCTGCCGCTCCCGCCCGAGACCCCGGACCTCGACGCCATGGCCGGCTGCCCGTCCGTCGCGCTGTTCGCCGAGCGGGCCCGCGAGCACGTCCCGGACTTCGCCGTCACCCCCGCCGGCGCCGCCGCCGTCACCGCGCTGTGCCGCCGCCTCGGCGGGCTGCCGCTCGCCATCGAGCTCGCCGCGGCGCAGCTCGCGCACCGGACCGTCGAGGACCTCGCCGAGCACCCCGGCATCCGCCCGGACGGCCCCGTGCCCCGCCGGACGGCCCCGGTGCTCGCCCCGCACGGCGGCCTGTGGACGGCGATCGGCTGGAGCCACGAGCTGTGCACCCCGGCCGAGCGGCTGCTGTGGGCGCGCGTGACGGTGTTCGCGGGCGCGTTCACGCTGGAGGCCGCCGAGGACGTCTGCACCGGCGGCCCGCTGACCGACGTCGAGGGGGCGCTCGAGGGGCTCGTCGACAAGTCCGTCCTGCTCCGGCGGCCGGACGGGCGGCACCGGCTGCCCGGCGCGCTGCGCGACTACGGGGCGTCCTGGCTGGCCGAGCTGGGCGAGGAGCGGGACGCGCGGCGCCGGCACCGCGACCGCTACCTCGAGATGGCCCGGGACGCGTACCCGGAATGGACGGGCGCCGGGCAGGCCGACTGGTACCGGTGGTTCGCGTCCGAGTTCGCCGAGGTGCGCAAGGCGCTCGAGACGTCCCTCGCCGAACCCGGCCCGGTCGCGCTCGAACTCGCCGGGGCCCTGTGGTTCTTCTGGGTGTCGTGCGACTTCGAGCGCGCCGGACGCGAGTTCCTCGGCCGGGCCCTCGCGCAGGACGACGGCCCCGGCCCGCTGCGCGTCCGCGCCGCGTGGGCGCTCGGCTCGGTGCTGAACTTCCAGGGCGACGCGGCGGGGATCGAACGCTGCGTCGCCGAATGCCGCGCCGCCGCCCCCGACCCCACGGCGGTCCGCGCCGCCGACTACATCGAGGCCGCCGACCTGGCGCTGAGCGGGCGCCCCGAACGGGCGCTCGAACCGCTCCTGCGCCTGGCGGCCGAACCGTGGGACGACCCCGTCCAGGAGGCCACCTGGATGCTGGCGCGCGGCATCCTCGCGTTCGCCCACGTCGTCATGGGCGACTACCCGGCCGCGACCGCGCTCGCCGCGGACATGCGGCGCGACGGCGAGTCCCGCGGCGAGCACAGGTTCCGCGGCTACGGCCACTACATCCACGCGCTGGTCGCCCTGTTCAGCGGCGACCACGGCGCCGCCGCCGGCCACGCCGCGGACGCCTTCGACAGCTTCAAGCTGCTGGGCGACGCGTCCAACATGGCACTGAACCTCGAGGTCATCGCGATCGCCGACCACCTCGACGGCGCCCCCGAGCGCGCCGCCGTCCTGCTCGGGGTCAGCACCCGCCTGTGGGGGCGTGACGGCGGCCGCGCCCGCCGCACCGCGCCCCGGCTCGCCGACGCCCGCCGCGCCTGCGAGAGGTCCGTCGCCGCCGCGATCGGCGAGGAGCAGATGGCGACGCTGTTCCGCACCGGGCTGCACTCCGCCTGGCCGTGA
- a CDS encoding acyltransferase — translation MTNEPDGRHPMNHRIQPSAQVDPSAELGDGTAVWDLAQIREGARLGAGCIVGRGAYVGSGVRIGDNVKLQNHALVYEPAVLEDGVFVGPAVVLTNDRAPRSVDPDGRLKRAADWEAVGVHVAEGASLGARSVCVAPVRIGRWAMVAAGAVVARDVPDFALVAGVPARRIGWVGRAGIRLDERPDEPGTWECPKTGEVYAETSGELVEKR, via the coding sequence ATGACGAACGAACCCGACGGAAGGCACCCGATGAACCACCGCATCCAGCCGAGCGCGCAGGTCGACCCGTCCGCCGAACTCGGCGACGGGACCGCCGTGTGGGACCTCGCCCAGATCCGCGAGGGCGCCCGGCTCGGCGCGGGCTGCATCGTGGGGCGCGGCGCCTACGTCGGCTCCGGCGTGCGGATCGGCGACAACGTGAAGCTGCAGAACCACGCGCTCGTCTACGAACCGGCCGTCCTGGAGGACGGCGTGTTCGTCGGGCCCGCGGTCGTCCTCACCAACGACCGCGCGCCCCGCTCGGTGGACCCGGACGGGCGGCTGAAGCGGGCCGCGGACTGGGAGGCCGTCGGGGTGCACGTCGCCGAGGGCGCCTCGCTGGGCGCGCGCAGCGTGTGCGTCGCGCCGGTGCGGATCGGGCGCTGGGCGATGGTCGCGGCGGGCGCGGTCGTGGCCCGCGACGTCCCCGACTTCGCGCTCGTCGCGGGCGTCCCGGCCCGCCGGATCGGCTGGGTCGGCCGTGCCGGGATCCGGCTGGACGAGCGGCCGGACGAGCCCGGCACCTGGGAGTGCCCGAAGACCGGCGAGGTGTACGCCGAGACGTCCGGCGAACTCGTCGAGAAGCGCTGA
- a CDS encoding iron ABC transporter permease, translating into MTASTGEVKAARRPSLAAGGALAAALLAAALCAVAVLHLTLGASGVGVGDLVAFAAGDADAGAEAVLLGSRLPRTLAGLAAGVALGVAGALIQGSTRNPLGAPDTLGVNAGAYLAVALAAYLGLGTGTLLSGGAAFLGGLTAAAIVYLLTARGVLTPGRLLLAGACVTLGGMAGAEFLQLVDEPATRGVFMWGNGTLLQSGLDRPLTIGAVILAAALLAPALARPLDVLALGDDTAESLGVRVARTRVLSWLLAVLLAAAAVTLTGPIGYVGLMAPVAVRRLGVRRHRALLPLAGLGGALLVLAGDAAARLALPPSAGFGELPVGVVTALIGGPVFVLLARRAQTGDADAGAAVAVTAPARGPRYAAVLLGGLLALAAATLVGLRIGDVDVSWGQVAASLTGAGTEETDAVVFYRLPRILVAALAGAVLAVAGAAVQSVVRNPLAEPGFLGVTAGASAGAVLLITVLPGAPAALIPVFAAAGGVLALAVVVALARDRTGLDPTRVVLVGLGVAVTLGALTNLMVVAEQMNVSAALTWMAGSTYARDTTTLGWLVLPALAAVLFALSARPVNMLALGDDLPRALGLNLGRARLLALLAGAVLAAGAAAAVGNVGFVALVAPHLARRLAGGGTARLVPVAAVLGAVLVVAADALGRTLLAPVEIPVGIMTAVLGTPYLIWLMRRTPTA; encoded by the coding sequence ATGACCGCCTCGACCGGCGAGGTCAAGGCGGCTCGCCGCCCGTCCCTCGCGGCGGGCGGCGCGCTCGCGGCGGCCCTGCTGGCGGCGGCGCTGTGCGCGGTGGCCGTGCTGCACCTGACGCTGGGCGCGTCCGGCGTCGGCGTCGGCGACCTGGTCGCGTTCGCCGCCGGCGACGCCGACGCGGGCGCGGAGGCCGTCCTGCTGGGCAGCCGGCTGCCGCGCACCCTCGCCGGCCTGGCGGCGGGCGTCGCGCTCGGCGTCGCCGGAGCCCTCATCCAGGGCTCCACCCGCAACCCGCTCGGCGCCCCCGACACCCTCGGCGTCAACGCGGGCGCCTACCTCGCCGTCGCGCTGGCCGCCTACCTCGGCCTGGGGACCGGCACCCTGCTCTCCGGCGGCGCCGCGTTCCTCGGCGGCCTCACCGCCGCCGCGATCGTCTACCTGCTCACCGCCCGCGGCGTCCTCACCCCCGGACGGCTCCTCCTCGCGGGCGCCTGCGTCACCCTCGGCGGCATGGCGGGGGCCGAGTTCCTGCAGCTCGTCGATGAGCCCGCCACCCGCGGCGTCTTCATGTGGGGCAACGGGACGCTCCTGCAGTCCGGACTCGACCGGCCGCTGACGATCGGCGCCGTCATCCTTGCCGCCGCGCTCCTCGCGCCCGCCCTCGCCCGCCCGCTGGACGTCCTCGCGCTCGGCGACGACACCGCCGAGTCGCTCGGCGTCCGGGTGGCCCGCACCCGCGTGCTCTCCTGGCTCCTCGCCGTCCTGCTCGCCGCCGCCGCCGTCACCCTCACCGGCCCGATCGGCTATGTCGGCCTGATGGCCCCGGTCGCCGTCCGCCGCCTCGGCGTCCGCCGCCACCGCGCGCTCCTCCCGCTCGCCGGGCTCGGCGGCGCGCTGCTCGTCCTCGCCGGGGACGCCGCCGCGCGCCTCGCCCTCCCGCCGTCCGCCGGGTTCGGCGAACTGCCCGTCGGCGTCGTCACCGCGCTGATCGGCGGCCCGGTGTTCGTCCTGCTCGCCCGCCGCGCCCAGACCGGGGACGCCGACGCGGGCGCGGCCGTCGCGGTCACCGCGCCCGCGCGCGGCCCCCGCTACGCGGCCGTCCTGCTCGGCGGCCTGCTCGCGCTCGCCGCCGCGACGCTCGTGGGGCTGCGGATCGGCGACGTGGACGTCTCGTGGGGCCAGGTCGCCGCGTCCCTCACCGGCGCCGGGACGGAGGAGACCGACGCGGTCGTCTTCTACCGGCTGCCGCGCATCCTCGTCGCCGCGCTGGCCGGGGCCGTCCTCGCGGTCGCGGGCGCGGCCGTCCAGTCCGTGGTGCGCAACCCGCTCGCCGAGCCCGGCTTCCTCGGCGTGACCGCCGGGGCCTCCGCGGGCGCCGTGCTGCTGATCACGGTCCTGCCGGGTGCGCCCGCCGCGCTGATCCCGGTGTTCGCCGCCGCCGGGGGCGTCCTCGCGCTCGCCGTCGTCGTCGCGCTCGCCCGCGACCGCACCGGCCTCGACCCGACCCGCGTCGTCCTCGTCGGCCTCGGCGTCGCCGTCACCCTGGGCGCCCTCACGAACCTGATGGTCGTCGCCGAGCAGATGAACGTCTCGGCGGCCCTCACCTGGATGGCGGGCAGCACCTACGCGCGCGACACGACGACGCTCGGCTGGCTCGTCCTGCCCGCGCTCGCCGCCGTCCTGTTCGCGCTGTCGGCCCGTCCGGTGAACATGCTCGCGCTCGGCGACGACCTGCCCCGCGCCCTCGGGCTGAACCTCGGCCGCGCCCGCCTCCTCGCCCTGCTCGCGGGCGCGGTGCTCGCCGCGGGCGCGGCGGCGGCCGTCGGGAACGTCGGGTTCGTCGCCCTCGTCGCCCCGCACCTCGCCCGCCGCCTCGCGGGCGGCGGCACCGCCCGGCTCGTCCCGGTCGCCGCCGTGCTCGGCGCCGTCCTCGTCGTCGCCGCCGACGCCCTCGGCCGCACCCTCCTCGCGCCCGTCGAGATCCCGGTCGGGATCATGACCGCCGTCCTCGGCACGCCCTACCTGATCTGGCTGATGCGCCGCACCCCCACCGCCTGA
- a CDS encoding acyl-CoA thioesterase II — MTGSSLERMLDIFDVRPAGAYGFTGGSDGGGRRVVDGSQILAQCVVAAGKAFAGRTVRSAHALFVAVADPEKPLEFTVTPVREGRSFASATIAVAQGGRTCVTCTVLLDRPGPDVIRHDGWTGRPVGGPEKAHPVDMPLRGRELRIEDVRDYGDPDEVGPPILDAWLRYDTVPERDDLRRALLAHFTGHLAISTTMRPHAGVGTSQAHHTISTAVMGIAVHFHEPVQWDGWIRYHHESTYAGGGMSHVRGQIVTEDGRLVASFTQDGMIRAFEPRETGMPAESRL, encoded by the coding sequence GTGACCGGTTCGTCCCTCGAGCGGATGCTCGACATCTTCGACGTCCGGCCCGCCGGGGCCTACGGGTTCACCGGCGGCAGCGACGGCGGGGGCCGCCGGGTCGTCGACGGCAGCCAGATCCTCGCGCAGTGCGTCGTCGCGGCCGGGAAGGCGTTCGCCGGACGGACCGTGCGTTCGGCCCACGCGCTGTTCGTCGCCGTCGCGGACCCGGAGAAACCCCTCGAGTTCACGGTGACGCCCGTACGGGAGGGGCGCTCGTTCGCCAGCGCGACGATCGCCGTCGCGCAGGGCGGCCGGACGTGCGTCACCTGCACGGTGCTCCTCGACCGTCCGGGCCCGGACGTCATCCGGCACGACGGATGGACGGGACGGCCGGTCGGGGGCCCGGAGAAGGCCCATCCCGTCGACATGCCCCTGCGAGGCCGCGAACTGCGCATCGAGGACGTCCGGGACTACGGCGACCCGGACGAGGTCGGGCCGCCGATCCTCGACGCGTGGCTCCGCTACGACACCGTCCCGGAGCGCGACGACCTGCGGCGCGCTCTCCTCGCGCACTTCACCGGCCACCTGGCGATCTCGACGACGATGCGGCCCCACGCGGGCGTCGGGACGTCGCAGGCGCACCACACGATCTCGACCGCCGTCATGGGCATCGCGGTGCACTTCCACGAGCCCGTCCAGTGGGACGGCTGGATCCGGTACCACCACGAGAGCACCTACGCGGGCGGAGGCATGAGCCACGTGCGCGGGCAGATCGTCACCGAGGACGGACGGCTCGTGGCGTCCTTCACGCAGGACGGCATGATCCGGGCGTTCGAGCCCCGGGAGACGGGCATGCCCGCCGAGTCACGGCTTTGA
- a CDS encoding DUF427 domain-containing protein, translating to MAAARSMYHERPDYRVDLLARTNLVTARLDGVLLARSRACLFVDEQDHGLAVYFPEDAVDFTRLEPTGHRTVCPFKGEARYWRASGGDGTGIAWAYPEPFPQVGRLAGYVAFDLDAVRVTIGAGTFTGVRP from the coding sequence TTGGCAGCCGCACGGTCCATGTACCACGAGCGTCCGGACTACCGCGTCGACCTGCTCGCCCGCACGAACCTCGTGACGGCGCGGCTGGACGGCGTCCTGCTGGCCCGCAGCCGCGCCTGCCTGTTCGTGGACGAGCAGGACCACGGGCTCGCGGTGTACTTCCCCGAGGACGCCGTCGACTTCACGCGGCTGGAGCCGACCGGCCACCGGACGGTCTGCCCGTTCAAGGGCGAGGCCCGGTACTGGCGGGCCTCCGGGGGCGACGGGACGGGGATCGCGTGGGCCTACCCGGAGCCGTTCCCGCAGGTCGGGCGGCTCGCCGGGTACGTGGCGTTCGACCTCGACGCCGTCCGCGTGACGATCGGCGCGGGCACGTTCACGGGGGTGCGGCCGTGA